A single window of Dermacentor albipictus isolate Rhodes 1998 colony chromosome 1, USDA_Dalb.pri_finalv2, whole genome shotgun sequence DNA harbors:
- the LOC135908820 gene encoding protein LLP homolog: MAKSLRSKWKRKMRAKKRERYSVKELAKLKEMLAAAATSKSDVDMSDTGIIVDGKQVADRAVESSEPSGTQADGQASTEMDVDKPVRKYDPKTLRDEHGSYPVWMSQRAIRKLKAPQGRGKSRKSASHKGVKKNKKRKSSR; encoded by the exons ATGGCTAAGAGTTTGCGGAGTaagtggaaacgcaaaatgcgtGCAAAAAAACGGGAGCGTTACTCCGTGAAAGAACTGGCCAAGCTGAAGGAGATGTTGGCGGCTGCTGCTACTTCCAAGAGCGACGTTGACATGTCTGATACGGGCATCATCGTAGATGGCAAGCAAGTCGCCGACCGTGCCGTCGAGTCCAGCGAGCCATCGGGCACTCAAG CTGACGGGCAGGCCTCAACAGAAATGGATGTTGACAAGCCTGTGCGGAAATATGATCCCAAGACACTGAGAGATGAGCATGGCTCTTACCCTGTTTGGATGAGCCAAAGAGCGATCAGGAAGCTGAAAGCTCCGCAGGGACGAGGCAAGTCTCGAAAGTCAGCATCTCACAAGGGcgtcaagaaaaacaaaaagcgcaaGTCCTCACGGTAG